A genomic stretch from Xiphophorus maculatus strain JP 163 A chromosome 14, X_maculatus-5.0-male, whole genome shotgun sequence includes:
- the LOC106700090 gene encoding macrophage mannose receptor 1-like, whose translation MQWTLILLFLMAQCCFMDCQLYEFHYIKENKTWTEAQQYCREKHTDLATVTNMKDMERLINISAGSKDQAWIGLYYPTHGTRTWHWSLPGVEFDEREANWNPGEPTDKHGNEISENCGFLFNNFKWADGSCHHTELFLCYDDTGRNQKYHLIQDKKSWQKAQIYCRVNHTDLISGTKQLLDARAANVLNSVGKETHVYFGLFRDAWRWSDGSSLSFRHWHKGFSNQKPNSGQCAVFKFNDKGRWRNESCTAKKHFVCYDDKVILIKENKTWEDALTYCRDHHHDLVTITNMDDQIWIQEKVKNASTDYVWTGLRYTCTLDLWFWVSDEVVIYKNWAKGESMDDCDMSGAMETRGRHQWRKKNDSETFNFVCSKD comes from the exons ATGCAGTGGACGTTGATTCTGCTGTTCCTGATGG CTCAGTGTTGCTTCATGGACTGTCAGCTCTATGAGTTTCACTACATTAAAGAGAATAAAACCTGGACTGAAGCTCAGCAgtactgcagagagaaacacactGACCTGGCCACAGTGACTAACATGAAGGACATGGAGAGACTCATCAACATCTCAGCTGGTAGTAAAGACCAAGCTTGGATTGGTCTGTATTATCCAACACATGGTACCAGAACATGGCACTGGTCTCTGCCTGGAGTGGAGTTTGATGAAAGGGAGGCAAACTGGAACCCAGGAGAACCGACTGACAAACATGGAAATGAAATATCTGAGAACTGTGGGTTTCTGTTTAATAATTTTAAGTGGGCAGATGGATCTTGTCATCACACGGAACTTTTCCTCTGCTACGATG ATACTGGTAGAAACCAGAAATACCACTTGATTCAAGACAAGAAGAGCTGGCAGAAAGCTCAGATTTACTGCAGAGTGAATCACACAGACCTGATCAGTGGAACGAAGCAGCTTCTGGATGCAAGAGCGGCAAATGTTTTGAACTCTGTGGGAAAGGAAACGCACGTATATTTCGGTTTGTTCAGAGACGCCTGGAGGTGGTCCGATGGAAGCAGCCTCTCCTTCAGACACTGGCACAAAGGCTTCAGCAATCAAAAACCCAACAGCGGACAATGTGCCGTGTTTAAGTTTAACGATAAAGGCAGATGGAGGAACGAGAGCTGTACGGCCAAGAAACACTTCGTCTGTTACGACG ATAAAGTGATCCtgatcaaagaaaataaaacctgggaGGACGCCTTGACCTACTGCAGAGATCATCACCATGACCTGGTCACCATCACCAACATGGATGATCAAATATGGATCCAGGAGAAAGTCAAGAACGCATCAACTGATTATGTCTGGACGGGTCTGCGCTACACCTGCACTCTGGATTTGTGGTTCTGGGTCAGTGATGAGGTGGTCATCTATAAGAACTGGGCCAAAGGTGAATCGATGGACGACTGTGACATGTCTGGAGCCATGGAGACGAGAGGAAGACATCagtggaggaagaaaaatgacagtGAGACGTTTAATTTCGTTTGTTCCAAGGATTGA
- the LOC102229804 gene encoding C-type mannose receptor 2-like, whose product MQWSLILLFLMAQCCFIDCQLYQFHYINENKTWTEAQQYCRENHTDLATVTNMKDMKRLINISAGDQSEAWIGLYNPTNGTRTQYWSLPGVEFSVNETNWNPGESNDCGKQENCGLLVNTSKWGYASCSIQRYFLCYNDTNTTQKYHLIKDMKTWQEAQSYCRENHTDLISGTKQLQDGEVEKVIKSTHRKPFFGLFRDTWRWSDGSSFSFRHWNLQFTNYQPNRGQCAKTKFDDKGRWMNESCDVQKPFICYDDKVILIKENKTWEDALYYCRDHHHDLVTITNMDDQRWIQEKVKNASTPFVWMGLRYTCTLDFWFWVSDEVVIYKNWAEGEPTDDCDMSGAMETRGEHKWRKKNDLEEFNFICSKT is encoded by the exons ATGCAGTGGAGTCTGATTCTGCTCTTCCTGATGG CTCAGTGTTGCTTCATTGACTGTCAGCTCTATCAGTTTCACTACATTAATGAGAATAAAACCTGGACTGAAGCTCAGCAGTACTGCAGAGAGAATCACACTGACCTGGCCACAGTGACTAACATGAAGGACATGAAGAGACTCATCAACATCTCAGCTGGAGATCAGAGTGAAGCTTGGATTGGTCTGTATAATCCAACAAATGGTACCAGAACACAGTACTGGTCTCTGCCTGGAGTGGAGTTCAGTGTCAACGAGACAAACTGGAACCCAGGAGAATCCAATGATTGTGGAAAACAGGAGAATTGTGGCTTGTTGGTAAATACTTCTAAATGGGGATATGCAAGTTGCTCCATCCAAAGATATTTCCTCTGCTACAATG ATACGAATACAACTCAGAAATATCACCTGATTAAAGACATGAAGACCTGGCAGGAAGCTCAGAGTTACTGCAGAGAGAATCACACAGACTTGATCAGTGGAACGAAGCAACTACAGGATGGAGAAGTGGAAAAAGTGATCAAGtccacacacagaaaaccaTTCTTTGGTTTGTTCAGAGACACCTGGAGGTGGTCAGATGGAAGCAGTTTCTCTTTCAGACACTGGAATCTACAGTTTACCAACTATCAACCCAACAGAGGTCAATGTGCCAAGACTAAGTTTGATGATAAAGGCAGATGGATGAATGAGAGTTGTGATGTGCAGAAACCCTTCATCTGTTATGATG ATAAAGTGATCCtgatcaaagaaaataaaacctgggaGGACGCCTTGTACTACTGCAGAGATCATCACCATGACCTGGTCACCATCACCAACATGGATGATCAGAGATGGATCCAGGAGAAAGTCAAGAACGCATCGACTCCTTTTGTCTGGATGGGTCTGCGCTACACCTGCACTCTGGATTTCTGGTTCTGGGTCAGTGATGAGGTGGTCATCTATAAGAACTGGGCTGAAGGTGAACCGACGGACGACTGTGACATGTCTGGTGCCATGGAGACGAGAGGAGAACATAagtggaggaagaaaaatgatcttgaggaatttaatttcatttgttctaaaacttaa
- the LOC102230062 gene encoding C-type mannose receptor 2-like gives MQWSLILLFLMAQCCFIDCQLYQFHYINENKTWTEAQQYCRENHTDLATVTNMKDMKRLINISAGDQSEAWIGLNDPTNGTRTWYWSLPGLEFNDSESNWAKGEPWDDWISNCGILWPDAKWSIVHCRYPALFLCYNEMNTTHKYHLIEERKTWQEAQSYCRENHTDLISGTKQLQDAENMMNASGFIDYWRKPIYIGLFSNPWRWSDGSGFSFEPWYLQFDYQPNRGQCAVTVFDDEGRWRNEDCSERKPFICYSDDKVILIKENKTWNEALTYCRDHHHDLVTVPNMDQQKQVEEKVKNASTPFVWIGLRFSCRLNVWFWVCDNWAWDEQNDCNMFGSMEAGGEYRWFQRNGSERFNFICADK, from the exons ATGCAGTGGAGTCTGATTCTGCTCTTCCTGATGG CTCAGTGTTGCTTCATTGACTGTCAGCTCTATCAGTTTCACTACATTAATGAGAATAAAACCTGGACTGAAGCTCAGCAGTACTGCAGAGAGAATCACACTGACCTGGCCACAGTGACTAACATGAAGGACATGAAGAGACTCATCAACATCTCAGCTGGAGATCAGAGTGAAGCTTGGATTGGTCTGAATGATCCAACAAATGGTACCAGAACATGGTACTGGTCCCTGCCTGGACTGGAGTTCAATGACAGTGAATCAAACTGGGCCAAAGGAGAACCATGGGATGACTGGATTTCCAACTGTGGAATTTTGTGGCCCGATGCTAAATGGTCAATTGTTCACTGTAGATATCCTGCCCTTTTCCTCTGTTACAATG AAATGAACACAACCCATAAGTATCACCTAATTGAAGAGAGGAAGACCTGGCAGGAAGCTCAGAGTTACTGCAGAGAGAATCACACAGACCTGATCAGTGGAACGAAGCAACTACAGGACGCAGAGAATATGATGAATGCATCTGGATTTATAGATTATTGGAGAAAACCAATATACATTGGTCTGTTTAGCAACCCCTGGAGGTGGTCAGATGGAAGCGGTTTCTCTTTCGAACCCTGGTATCTACAGTTTGACTATCAACCCAACAGAGGTCAATGTGCTGTGACTGTGTTTGATGATGAAGGCAGATGGAGGAATGAGGACTGCAGTGAAAGAAAACCCTTCATCTGTTATTCTGATG ATAAAGTGATCCTGatcaaggaaaataaaacttggaaTGAGGCCTTGACCTACTGCAGAGATCACCACCATGACCTGGTCACCGTCCCCAACATGGACCAACAGAAACAGGTTGAGGAGAAAGTCAAGAACGCATCGACTCCTTTTGTCTGGATTGGACTGcgtttcagctgcaggttgaatgtttggttctgggtcTGTGATAACTGGGCCTGGGATGAACAGAATGACTGCAACATGTTTGGCTCCATGGAGGCAGGAGGAGAGTATCGGTGGTTCCAAAGAAACGGCAGCGAGAGATTTAACTTCATCTGTGCTGATAAATaa